Proteins from a genomic interval of Nostoc sp. TCL240-02:
- a CDS encoding tetratricopeptide repeat protein, protein MKFIDAKENFQLRAILKRIPQFQTADDRNDFLSICDLEDYCSSIIFDKTLDNFVVHLLAVLTKDYELVEDSELLGLVLLLEHLKIDDSLNVEEINFIELVLNKWRTWHSSKNQNIPQISQLAFEGTITPSDYSYHIPSHDTWIFTGREQDLTCLENWLIKSKGQQRYGVVGISGTPGVGKTALACQFAELHKEDFPDGVICLRVDGLDMNKIAQEFAGFYQEKIKPEDRQRGAAYIMQKVFAQRRILLIFDNAETDKIKALIPPSDKCSVIITARNKGLLFSLGIPFRSQIQLFPLSTEDALNLLEKFAAERVVAEKNSAQEIIKLVGNLPLALTIAGATLHLQNKITLANYAASLREEKTRLDLLKLEHLDVRASFELSLKLLEKETIKFFACLSVCREGGFSVYAARAVANCNKATAQRQLNYLCQLSLLNGADKGDNLYVLHPLIRLFAGEILSADSILKLKAEAGRAEFYRGLERLTNLNSKNLKVKSIFKKELGDIMEAAKWYHEQEIPKYDFAFCMLPFFEKYGYWQQAVELISGFQLLAERLGEWDIVVRFRIQQAKYLCQLGKLLQAQEILAPIADILDNISPPNTRQLYEAMWLNMLGGVMQRQGRFDEAVDTFKRSAAIGEKLGNQKHLAMVLNSLGGVLEQQRRFDEAVEVLQQSAAIEEQLCNQRGLARVLTSLGGVLQRQERYEEALKILQRSYTIRQQLGDEHGLAMVLHSIGRVMRRLGQFDEAVDAFKRSAVIDEKLGNQPGLAKILNDLGTLLLRRQGQFQEAMDALKRSAAIKEQLGDKIGLAMVHAAMGKALIAHGEPQQATTELEKSFVINESIKNHQGLEIVTPELIKLLKKQGQLEEAQVYCKRALAIAPSNKILLKLCN, encoded by the coding sequence ATGAAATTTATTGATGCTAAAGAAAATTTTCAACTACGAGCGATTTTAAAGAGAATTCCACAATTTCAAACTGCTGATGATCGGAATGACTTTCTTTCCATCTGTGATTTAGAAGATTATTGTAGCTCAATTATTTTTGATAAAACATTAGATAATTTTGTCGTCCACCTTTTAGCTGTTCTCACAAAGGATTATGAGCTAGTTGAAGATTCAGAACTTTTAGGTTTAGTACTTTTGCTAGAACATCTTAAAATAGACGATTCTTTAAATGTAGAAGAGATTAATTTTATAGAGCTTGTTCTTAATAAATGGCGAACATGGCATTCTTCCAAAAATCAAAATATTCCACAAATATCTCAATTAGCCTTTGAAGGTACTATAACACCATCTGATTACTCATATCATATACCATCGCATGATACCTGGATCTTTACTGGTAGAGAGCAAGATTTAACTTGTTTAGAAAACTGGCTCATCAAAAGTAAAGGACAGCAAAGATATGGTGTAGTTGGGATATCAGGTACTCCGGGTGTGGGTAAGACAGCCCTAGCTTGCCAATTTGCCGAATTACATAAAGAAGACTTTCCTGATGGTGTTATTTGTCTAAGGGTAGATGGCTTAGATATGAACAAAATCGCTCAGGAATTTGCTGGTTTTTATCAAGAAAAAATAAAACCAGAAGATCGGCAGCGAGGAGCAGCCTATATCATGCAAAAAGTATTTGCACAACGACGGATCTTACTAATTTTTGATAATGCGGAAACAGATAAAATAAAAGCCCTAATTCCACCCTCAGATAAATGTTCTGTTATTATTACTGCACGTAATAAAGGTTTATTATTTTCCCTAGGAATTCCATTTAGAAGTCAAATTCAACTTTTTCCACTTTCGACTGAAGATGCCTTGAACTTACTCGAAAAGTTTGCAGCAGAACGTGTAGTAGCTGAGAAAAATTCGGCTCAAGAAATTATTAAGCTCGTAGGGAATTTACCTCTAGCATTGACAATAGCAGGTGCAACTTTACATCTGCAAAATAAAATCACACTTGCTAATTACGCGGCTTCATTACGCGAAGAAAAAACTCGATTAGACCTGTTAAAACTTGAGCATTTGGATGTTAGAGCCTCCTTTGAGTTAAGTCTAAAACTGTTAGAGAAAGAAACAATTAAGTTTTTTGCTTGCTTGAGTGTTTGTAGAGAAGGTGGTTTTTCTGTTTATGCAGCTAGAGCAGTAGCCAATTGCAACAAAGCAACTGCTCAACGCCAACTGAATTATTTATGCCAGCTTTCGCTGCTTAATGGAGCAGATAAGGGAGATAACTTATATGTACTGCACCCACTCATTCGCTTATTTGCTGGGGAAATATTAAGTGCTGATTCAATATTGAAACTAAAGGCTGAAGCTGGGAGGGCAGAGTTTTATCGTGGATTAGAAAGGCTGACAAACTTAAATTCAAAAAATCTCAAAGTTAAATCTATTTTTAAAAAAGAGCTAGGCGACATTATGGAGGCTGCTAAGTGGTACCACGAACAGGAAATTCCTAAATACGATTTTGCTTTCTGCATGTTGCCCTTTTTTGAAAAGTATGGATACTGGCAGCAAGCAGTTGAACTGATATCAGGATTTCAATTATTGGCAGAACGCCTTGGGGAGTGGGATATCGTTGTCCGATTTCGTATTCAACAAGCAAAATACTTATGTCAACTTGGCAAATTGTTACAAGCTCAAGAAATACTTGCTCCCATTGCAGACATTTTGGACAACATATCTCCACCAAATACCCGTCAGCTTTATGAGGCAATGTGGCTCAATATGTTGGGCGGGGTTATGCAACGACAAGGGCGATTTGATGAAGCTGTGGATACCTTCAAGCGTAGTGCAGCGATTGGTGAAAAACTCGGCAATCAAAAACATTTGGCAATGGTACTCAACAGTTTGGGTGGTGTATTGGAGCAGCAGAGGCGTTTTGATGAGGCTGTAGAGGTACTCCAGCAGAGTGCAGCTATTGAGGAGCAATTATGCAATCAACGTGGTTTGGCAAGGGTACTCACAAGTTTGGGTGGAGTGCTGCAACGGCAGGAACGCTACGAAGAAGCTTTGAAAATTCTTCAGCGCAGCTATACAATCCGCCAACAATTGGGCGACGAACATGGTCTGGCAATGGTACTCCACAGTATCGGGAGAGTTATGCGACGGTTAGGACAATTTGATGAAGCTGTAGATGCCTTCAAGCGTAGTGCTGTAATTGATGAGAAACTGGGCAACCAACCTGGTTTAGCAAAGATACTCAATGATTTAGGTACTTTACTGCTGCGTCGGCAAGGGCAATTTCAGGAAGCAATGGACGCACTAAAGCGCAGTGCTGCGATTAAGGAACAACTGGGGGATAAAATAGGTTTGGCAATGGTACATGCAGCTATGGGTAAAGCCTTGATAGCACACGGAGAACCTCAGCAAGCAACCACTGAACTCGAAAAAAGTTTTGTCATTAATGAAAGTATCAAGAATCATCAGGGTTTGGAAATTGTAACTCCAGAGTTGATTAAGTTACTTAAAAAACAAGGGCAACTTGAAGAAGCACAGGTTTATTGCAAGCGTGCGCTTGCTATTGCCCCTAGTAACAAAATCCTCTTAAAATTGTGCAATTAA
- a CDS encoding serine/threonine-protein kinase, giving the protein MELDVRNGHKEVIPSNHHPDFSQQGYQVISELGRNREGGRITYLANVLNSKQQVVIKEFCFARVDADLSGVKAYQREIEILQQLNHSRIPHYIDSFEIPGAFYLVQEHKNAPSLGLKNSFHPEEIKQIALSILELLVYLQKQVPPIIHRDIKPENILVDEQLNAYLVDFGLARIQGAKIALSSFVAGTPGFMPPEEQFGHSLTEASDLYSLGATLICLLTNTRSVDIGKLIDDNYRFNFQQLVPQISPRFRWWLMTMVERNRNRRYANAAIALKALEPIEVVGTDTGIDNLISTIKPIKRATVLGLATVITLAVMGATLMSCQPGSAVRQLLEARECQSLDFKASCQQKTGN; this is encoded by the coding sequence ATGGAGCTTGATGTGCGTAATGGACATAAAGAGGTAATTCCCTCAAATCACCATCCAGATTTTTCTCAACAAGGCTATCAAGTTATCAGCGAACTAGGACGCAACCGAGAAGGGGGACGAATTACTTACTTAGCTAATGTTCTCAATTCTAAGCAACAGGTAGTGATTAAAGAGTTTTGTTTTGCTCGGGTTGATGCTGATTTGTCAGGTGTGAAAGCATATCAGCGCGAAATCGAAATTTTGCAGCAACTCAATCATTCTCGCATCCCTCACTATATAGATTCTTTTGAAATACCAGGGGCTTTTTATCTGGTGCAGGAACATAAAAATGCCCCATCTTTAGGCTTAAAAAACAGCTTTCATCCAGAAGAGATTAAGCAAATTGCTCTGTCAATTTTAGAGCTTTTGGTTTATCTACAAAAGCAAGTTCCGCCAATTATTCATCGGGATATCAAACCAGAGAATATTTTGGTTGATGAGCAACTAAATGCTTATTTAGTTGATTTTGGATTAGCTAGGATACAGGGTGCAAAAATAGCTCTTAGCAGCTTTGTCGCAGGAACCCCAGGTTTTATGCCACCAGAAGAACAGTTTGGTCATTCCCTGACTGAGGCATCAGATTTATATAGTTTGGGAGCAACACTAATTTGCTTACTTACTAATACCCGTTCTGTTGATATTGGAAAATTAATTGATGATAACTACCGCTTTAATTTCCAGCAATTAGTTCCTCAAATCAGCCCGCGTTTTCGGTGGTGGTTAATGACAATGGTGGAACGTAACCGAAACCGTCGCTATGCTAATGCGGCTATTGCTTTAAAAGCACTTGAGCCAATTGAGGTTGTTGGTACTGACACTGGAATAGATAATTTAATCAGTACAATCAAACCTATAAAACGAGCTACAGTGCTGGGACTAGCCACTGTTATTACACTGGCTGTGATGGGGGCAACTTTGATGAGTTGTCAGCCTGGTAGTGCGGTTAGGCAATTGCTGGAAGCAAGAGAATGTCAAAGCTTGGATTTCAAAGCAAGTTGTCAACAAAAAACCGGAAATTAA
- a CDS encoding alpha/beta fold hydrolase, which yields MTVSTQQLATQDAFEKFFWTWQGYKIQYTVMGTGRPLVLVHGFGASIGHWRKNIPVLANAGYQVFAIDLLGFGGSDKAPIDYSVEVWVELLKDFCTAHIHEPAVFIGNSIGALLSLIVLVEHPEIAAGGILINSAGGLSHRPHELNPPLRVVMAAFNRFVRSPITGKFVYNRIRQKAQIRRTLYQVYRDRQAVTDELVDLLYTPSCDPGAQQVFASILTAPPGPSPEELLPKVERPLLVIWGADDPWTPITGAKIYEEARENGKEIKIVPIPNAGHCPHDEVPDVVNAQIIDWLTQN from the coding sequence ATGACTGTAAGTACACAGCAGCTTGCAACTCAAGACGCTTTTGAAAAATTCTTTTGGACTTGGCAGGGCTACAAAATTCAGTACACTGTCATGGGCACAGGACGACCTCTGGTACTGGTTCACGGCTTCGGTGCTTCCATTGGGCACTGGCGCAAAAATATCCCAGTTTTAGCTAATGCTGGCTACCAGGTATTTGCCATAGACCTTTTAGGCTTTGGCGGTTCCGATAAAGCGCCTATTGATTACAGTGTGGAAGTTTGGGTGGAACTGCTAAAAGATTTTTGCACAGCACACATACATGAACCTGCTGTATTTATTGGCAACTCCATCGGCGCACTTTTGAGCTTGATTGTACTGGTAGAACATCCAGAAATTGCTGCTGGTGGTATTTTGATTAACTCTGCGGGTGGGTTGAGTCATCGTCCCCACGAATTGAACCCGCCGTTACGTGTTGTGATGGCAGCTTTTAATCGGTTTGTGCGATCGCCAATTACAGGTAAATTTGTCTATAACCGCATCCGCCAAAAAGCCCAAATTCGCCGTACCCTCTACCAAGTTTACCGCGATCGCCAAGCCGTCACTGATGAATTAGTCGATTTACTTTATACTCCCTCTTGCGACCCAGGAGCGCAACAAGTCTTCGCTTCCATTCTCACAGCCCCTCCTGGCCCAAGCCCAGAGGAACTACTGCCCAAGGTAGAACGTCCTCTATTAGTAATTTGGGGTGCTGATGATCCCTGGACACCAATTACTGGGGCAAAGATTTACGAAGAGGCGCGTGAGAATGGCAAAGAAATCAAAATAGTTCCCATTCCGAATGCCGGTCATTGTCCGCACGATGAAGTTCCAGATGTTGTCAATGCCCAGATTATCGATTGGCTAACGCAAAATTAG